One Pongo pygmaeus isolate AG05252 chromosome 10, NHGRI_mPonPyg2-v2.0_pri, whole genome shotgun sequence genomic window carries:
- the NFYB gene encoding nuclear transcription factor Y subunit beta isoform X2: protein MTMDGDSSTTDASQLGISADYIGGSHYVIQPHDDTEDSMNDHEDTNGSKESFREQDIYLPIANVARIMKNAIPQTGKIAKDAKECVQECVSEFISFITSEASERCHQEKRKTINGEDILFAMSTLGFDSYVEPLKLYLQKFREAMKGEKGIGGAVTATDGLSEELTEEAFTNQLPAGLITTDGQQQNVMVYTTSYQQISGVQQIQFS from the exons ATGAca ATGGATGGTGACAGTTCTAcaacagatgcttctcaactaGGAATCTCTGCAGACTATATTGGAGGAAGTCATTATGTTATACAGCCTCATGATG atacTGAGGACAGCATGAATGATCATGAAGACACAAATggttcaaaagaaagtttcagagaaCAAGATATATATCTTCCAATAGCAAACGTGGCTAGGATAATGAAAAATGCCATACCTCAAACGGGAAAG ATTGCAAAAGATGCCAAAGAATGTGTTCAAGAATGTGTAAGTGAGTTCATCAGTTTTATAACATCTGAAGCAAGTGAAAGGTGCCATCAAGAGAAACGGAAAACAATCAATGGAGAAGATATTCTCTTTGCTATGTCTACTTTAGGCTTTGACAGTTATGTGGAACCTCTGAAATTATACCTTCAGAAATTCAGAGAG gctatgaaaggagaaaagggaattgGTGGAGCAGTCACAGCTACAGATGGACTAAGTGAAGAGCTTACAGAGGAGGCATTTA ctaacCAGTTACCAGCTGGCTTAATAACCACAGACGGTCAACAACAAAATGTTATGGTTTACACAACATCATATCAACAG ATTTCTGGTGTTCAACAAATTCAGTTTTCATGA
- the NFYB gene encoding nuclear transcription factor Y subunit beta isoform X1, translated as MDLMDGDSSTTDASQLGISADYIGGSHYVIQPHDDTEDSMNDHEDTNGSKESFREQDIYLPIANVARIMKNAIPQTGKIAKDAKECVQECVSEFISFITSEASERCHQEKRKTINGEDILFAMSTLGFDSYVEPLKLYLQKFREAMKGEKGIGGAVTATDGLSEELTEEAFTNQLPAGLITTDGQQQNVMVYTTSYQQISGVQQIQFS; from the exons ATGGACCTG ATGGATGGTGACAGTTCTAcaacagatgcttctcaactaGGAATCTCTGCAGACTATATTGGAGGAAGTCATTATGTTATACAGCCTCATGATG atacTGAGGACAGCATGAATGATCATGAAGACACAAATggttcaaaagaaagtttcagagaaCAAGATATATATCTTCCAATAGCAAACGTGGCTAGGATAATGAAAAATGCCATACCTCAAACGGGAAAG ATTGCAAAAGATGCCAAAGAATGTGTTCAAGAATGTGTAAGTGAGTTCATCAGTTTTATAACATCTGAAGCAAGTGAAAGGTGCCATCAAGAGAAACGGAAAACAATCAATGGAGAAGATATTCTCTTTGCTATGTCTACTTTAGGCTTTGACAGTTATGTGGAACCTCTGAAATTATACCTTCAGAAATTCAGAGAG gctatgaaaggagaaaagggaattgGTGGAGCAGTCACAGCTACAGATGGACTAAGTGAAGAGCTTACAGAGGAGGCATTTA ctaacCAGTTACCAGCTGGCTTAATAACCACAGACGGTCAACAACAAAATGTTATGGTTTACACAACATCATATCAACAG ATTTCTGGTGTTCAACAAATTCAGTTTTCATGA